A region from the Gemmatimonadota bacterium genome encodes:
- a CDS encoding bi-domain-containing oxidoreductase codes for MKQLLQYPAGETRIADVPAPVIRPGHVLVRTEASLVSIGTERMLVDFARKSLLAKARSRPDLVRKVVDKARSEGVLTAWEATRARLDQPMPLGYSAAGVVVEVGDGISELAPGDRVAAAGAGHAQLLCVPRNLVARVPEGVPAESAAFATVAAIALHGLRLADTQLGEQVAVIGLGLIGLITVQLARAAGLRVIGFDLDGDRVERARTLGAEGGGRPGTDDPLALVRSWTHGRGVDAVLVTASTESSAPIELAAELARDRGRVVAVGAVGLEVPRRPFYMKELDLKISRSYGPGRYDPAYEEQGLDYPLAYVRWTEQRNLQAVLELMKEGALRTEPLVTHRLDFEAALEVYDTLSESGAQPLGVLLRYPDSPAAVERTVELATPSVATPAAGLRIGLLGAGLFATRTLLPALQKAGGFTPRTVCTTSGVSSRHAAEKFAFARATTETTAVLDDPSLDAVFVLTRHHLHADQVIRALDAGKHVFVEKPLCLNEAELTRVREAWERAGDRTLMVGFNRRFAPMSLALREHFLGVGSPLLIHYRVNAGVLPVEHWLHDPAIGGGRIVGEACHFIDWALWMAGAPAVAVRTAGLPSTGREPQDNVQITLELQGGSLALVTYHSNGHAALGKERIEVSGGDRSAVLDDFRSLRVFGGGRSGVQRNRLRQDKGHVGELAAFRDVLEHGGVSPTPLPDVVGSMRAAFAAAESLRSGERILLEGTTP; via the coding sequence GTGAAGCAGCTGCTTCAGTATCCGGCTGGCGAAACCCGCATCGCGGACGTCCCGGCCCCGGTCATCCGACCGGGTCACGTCCTGGTGCGCACCGAAGCGTCGCTGGTATCGATCGGGACCGAGCGCATGCTCGTGGACTTTGCTCGCAAGAGCTTGCTCGCCAAGGCGCGCTCCCGTCCGGACCTGGTGCGCAAGGTCGTCGACAAGGCGCGCAGCGAAGGCGTCCTGACGGCGTGGGAAGCGACGCGGGCGCGCCTGGATCAGCCTATGCCGCTCGGCTACTCGGCCGCGGGAGTCGTCGTCGAGGTGGGCGACGGCATTTCCGAACTGGCCCCCGGAGACCGGGTGGCGGCGGCCGGAGCCGGACACGCACAGCTGCTGTGCGTGCCCCGCAACCTGGTCGCCCGGGTTCCGGAGGGTGTGCCCGCCGAGTCGGCTGCCTTCGCCACGGTGGCTGCGATCGCCCTGCACGGTCTGCGTCTGGCTGACACCCAGCTCGGGGAGCAGGTGGCCGTGATCGGGCTGGGACTGATCGGCCTGATCACCGTCCAACTGGCACGCGCTGCCGGACTGCGCGTCATCGGCTTCGATCTCGACGGCGACCGCGTGGAACGGGCGCGCACGTTGGGAGCGGAGGGAGGCGGGCGCCCGGGAACGGACGACCCGCTCGCGCTCGTTCGCAGCTGGACCCATGGAAGAGGGGTGGACGCGGTGCTCGTGACCGCTTCGACCGAGAGCTCAGCCCCGATCGAGTTGGCCGCTGAGCTGGCGCGTGATCGAGGGCGGGTGGTGGCCGTGGGCGCCGTCGGCCTGGAGGTGCCTCGGCGGCCCTTCTACATGAAGGAACTCGACCTGAAGATCTCCCGCTCCTATGGGCCGGGCCGCTACGACCCGGCCTACGAGGAGCAGGGCCTGGACTACCCGCTCGCGTACGTGCGCTGGACGGAGCAGCGCAACCTGCAGGCCGTGCTGGAACTGATGAAGGAGGGAGCGCTGCGCACCGAGCCGCTGGTGACCCACCGGCTGGACTTCGAAGCGGCGCTGGAGGTCTACGATACGCTCTCCGAATCGGGTGCACAGCCGCTCGGGGTGCTGCTACGCTATCCGGACTCGCCCGCGGCGGTCGAACGTACCGTCGAGCTTGCGACGCCGAGCGTCGCCACCCCGGCCGCCGGACTTCGCATCGGCCTTCTGGGGGCGGGACTGTTCGCAACCCGGACGCTCCTTCCCGCGCTGCAGAAGGCCGGTGGCTTCACTCCACGCACGGTTTGCACAACGAGTGGCGTGTCCAGCCGCCACGCCGCCGAGAAGTTCGCGTTCGCCCGCGCCACGACCGAGACCACAGCGGTGCTCGACGATCCGTCGCTGGACGCGGTGTTCGTGCTGACCCGGCACCATCTGCATGCCGATCAGGTGATCCGCGCGCTCGACGCAGGCAAGCACGTCTTCGTTGAGAAGCCGCTTTGTCTCAACGAAGCCGAGCTGACGCGTGTGCGGGAGGCCTGGGAGCGCGCTGGGGATCGCACCCTCATGGTGGGCTTCAATCGACGCTTCGCTCCCATGAGTCTGGCCCTGCGCGAGCATTTCCTCGGGGTCGGCTCCCCCCTGCTGATCCACTATCGCGTCAACGCTGGTGTGCTGCCCGTTGAGCATTGGCTCCACGATCCCGCGATCGGTGGCGGCCGCATCGTAGGCGAGGCCTGCCACTTCATCGACTGGGCGCTGTGGATGGCGGGGGCGCCGGCGGTGGCCGTGCGCACTGCAGGACTTCCGAGCACGGGACGGGAGCCCCAGGACAACGTGCAGATCACGCTGGAGCTGCAGGGAGGAAGCCTGGCGCTCGTGACCTACCACTCGAACGGCCACGCGGCGCTGGGCAAGGAGCGCATCGAGGTGTCGGGAGGTGACCGGAGCGCCGTTCTGGACGACTTCCGGTCGCTGCGGGTCTTTGGAGGGGGGCGCAGCGGTGTGCAGCGGAACCGTCTCCGCCAGGACAAGGGGCATGTGGGCGAGCTGGCCGCCTTCCGCGACGTGTTGGAGCACGGAGGGGTCTCGCCCACGCCGCTGCCCGACGTGGTCGGGTCCATGCGCGCAGCCTTCGCTGCGGCGGAGTCGCTGCGGTCCGGGGAGCGGATCCTGTTGGAGGGAACGACACCGTGA